The following coding sequences are from one Streptomyces angustmyceticus window:
- a CDS encoding RecB family exonuclease codes for MGWSTEQAGAGTQDGEAGAGARAATAGEQGRDGEQPRPPVALSPSRASDFMQCPLLYRFRVIDKLPEKPSAAATRGTVVHAVLERLFDAPAAERTAVGARAMVPGEWEKLLAKRPELAELFADDAEGERLAQWLAEAEALVERWFSLEDPTRLEPADRELYVETVLDSGLRLRGFIDRVDVAPTGEVRIVDYKTGKAPRPQFAEGALFQMKFYALVVWRLRGVVPRRLQLVYLGSGDVVTYDPGEADLRAVERKLLALWEAIRLATETGDWRPRPTKLCGWCDHQAHCPEFGGTPPAYPLQVRPADGPRVPQGRMGDI; via the coding sequence ATGGGATGGAGCACGGAGCAGGCCGGGGCGGGAACGCAGGACGGGGAAGCCGGGGCCGGCGCGCGGGCCGCGACCGCCGGGGAGCAGGGGCGGGACGGGGAGCAGCCGCGGCCGCCGGTGGCGCTCTCGCCGTCGCGGGCGAGCGATTTCATGCAGTGTCCGCTGCTGTACCGCTTCCGGGTGATCGACAAGCTGCCCGAGAAGCCGAGTGCGGCGGCGACCCGCGGCACGGTCGTGCACGCGGTGCTGGAGCGGCTCTTCGACGCTCCGGCGGCGGAGCGCACCGCCGTCGGGGCGCGGGCGATGGTGCCGGGCGAGTGGGAGAAGCTGCTGGCCAAGCGGCCGGAGCTGGCGGAGCTCTTCGCGGACGACGCGGAGGGCGAGCGGCTGGCGCAGTGGCTGGCGGAGGCCGAGGCGCTGGTGGAGCGGTGGTTCTCGCTGGAGGATCCGACGCGGCTGGAGCCGGCGGACCGGGAGCTGTACGTCGAGACGGTGCTGGACTCGGGGCTGCGGCTGCGGGGGTTCATCGACCGGGTGGATGTGGCGCCGACGGGCGAGGTGCGGATCGTCGACTACAAGACCGGCAAGGCGCCGCGGCCGCAGTTCGCCGAGGGCGCGCTGTTCCAGATGAAGTTCTACGCCCTGGTGGTGTGGCGGCTGCGCGGTGTGGTGCCGCGGCGGCTGCAGCTGGTCTATCTGGGCAGCGGCGACGTGGTGACGTACGACCCGGGTGAGGCCGATCTGCGGGCCGTGGAGCGGAAGTTGCTGGCACTGTGGGAGGCGATCCGGCTGGCGACGGAGACCGGCGACTGGCGGCCGCGGCCGACGAAGCTGTGCGGCTGGTGCGACCACCAGGCGCACTGTCCGGAATTCGGCGGCACTCCCCCGGCGTATCCGCTCCAGGTCCGCCCGGCGGACGGCCCCCGGGTGCCACAGGGCAGAATGGGGGACATCTAG
- a CDS encoding response regulator, translated as MAIRVLLVDDQPLLRTGFRMILEAEQDLAVVGEAGDGLQALEQVRALQPDVVLMDIRMPRMDGVEATRQITGPAKDGPAKVLVLTTFDLDEYVVEALRAGASGFLLKDAPANELVQAIRVVAGGEAMLAPSITRRLLDKYAGHLPSGEEPVPDTLHTLTEREVEVLKLVARGLSNAEIAADLFVSETTVKTHVGHVLTKLGLRDRVQAAVYAYESGLVRPGAQ; from the coding sequence GTGGCCATCCGCGTCCTGCTGGTCGACGACCAGCCCCTGCTGCGTACGGGATTCCGGATGATTCTGGAGGCGGAGCAGGACCTGGCGGTCGTCGGGGAGGCCGGCGACGGTCTGCAGGCGCTGGAGCAGGTGCGCGCGCTGCAGCCCGATGTGGTGCTGATGGACATCCGGATGCCCCGGATGGACGGCGTCGAGGCGACCCGGCAGATCACCGGGCCGGCGAAGGACGGCCCGGCGAAGGTGCTGGTGCTGACGACCTTCGATCTGGACGAGTACGTCGTCGAGGCGCTGCGGGCGGGGGCAAGCGGCTTCCTGCTCAAGGACGCGCCGGCCAATGAACTGGTGCAGGCGATCCGGGTGGTGGCGGGCGGCGAGGCGATGCTCGCGCCGAGCATCACCCGGCGGCTGCTGGACAAGTACGCCGGGCATCTGCCGTCGGGCGAGGAGCCGGTTCCCGACACGCTGCACACCCTCACCGAACGCGAGGTGGAGGTGCTGAAGCTGGTGGCGCGCGGGCTGTCGAACGCGGAGATCGCCGCGGATCTGTTCGTGAGCGAGACGACGGTCAAGACCCATGTGGGCCATGTGCTGACGAAGCTGGGGCTGCGCGACCGGGTGCAGGCGGCGGTGTACGCGTACGAGAGCGGTCTGGTCCGCCCCGGCGCGCAGTAG